In a single window of the Deltaproteobacteria bacterium genome:
- a CDS encoding amidohydrolase family protein translates to MEIKFGLISADSHSGFDRDAFTSRMSAAKWGERIPQVREVEENGRKVDRWCVYGKPRGDHVGNCPALMGEPFPTYPQHWEEMPVMGYDPAERLKALDADGVDAEVLFPNPPGGTFFECGDPEFELDVVRAYNDSLAQWTAVSDRYFPVTIIPYLSDPGTIRREIERATAAGHRGINLQGETPGSLPHLTDPYWDPMWDACQSLDVPVHFHGSCGLSAGRSTRFWHGYSQRQGHSAMTATSATTPAQIIPHLVFSGVTERFPRLKFVFAEAGIGGLNYVLAACDHEWETRHLWTEGLSTRPSEAVRRQMFTNFWFENEGIKLRHDIGIDNLMWESDFPHVTAFYPRSWEAVEDVLQGVSAEDRRKLLYENAVRVYRMDAVVRVAERGTEPVEAHP, encoded by the coding sequence ATGGAGATCAAGTTCGGACTGATCAGCGCGGATTCCCACAGCGGCTTCGACCGCGACGCCTTCACCTCGCGCATGTCCGCGGCCAAGTGGGGCGAGCGCATCCCGCAAGTGCGGGAGGTGGAGGAGAACGGCCGCAAGGTGGACCGCTGGTGCGTCTACGGCAAGCCCCGGGGCGACCACGTGGGCAATTGTCCGGCGCTCATGGGCGAGCCCTTTCCCACCTACCCCCAGCACTGGGAAGAGATGCCCGTGATGGGGTACGACCCGGCGGAGCGGCTCAAGGCGCTGGACGCCGACGGCGTCGATGCCGAGGTGCTGTTCCCCAATCCTCCGGGCGGCACGTTCTTCGAGTGCGGCGACCCGGAGTTCGAACTGGACGTGGTGCGCGCCTACAACGACTCCCTGGCGCAATGGACCGCGGTGAGCGACCGCTACTTCCCGGTGACCATCATCCCGTACCTGAGCGACCCCGGGACCATCCGGCGGGAGATCGAACGGGCCACCGCGGCCGGGCACCGGGGCATCAACCTGCAGGGCGAGACGCCGGGCTCGTTGCCCCACCTCACGGATCCCTATTGGGATCCCATGTGGGACGCGTGCCAGAGCCTGGACGTGCCGGTGCACTTCCACGGCTCATGCGGCCTCTCGGCGGGCCGCTCCACGCGCTTCTGGCACGGTTACTCCCAGCGCCAGGGCCACTCGGCCATGACCGCCACCTCCGCCACCACGCCGGCGCAGATCATTCCGCACCTGGTCTTCAGCGGCGTCACCGAGCGCTTCCCGCGCCTCAAGTTCGTGTTCGCCGAGGCGGGCATCGGCGGCCTCAACTACGTGCTGGCCGCCTGCGACCACGAGTGGGAAACCCGCCACCTCTGGACCGAGGGGCTGAGCACGCGTCCCAGCGAGGCGGTGCGGCGGCAGATGTTCACGAACTTCTGGTTCGAGAACGAAGGCATCAAACTGCGCCACGACATCGGCATCGACAACCTCATGTGGGAATCGGACTTCCCCCACGTGACCGCCTTCTACCCGCGTTCCTGGGAGGCGGTGGAAGACGTGCTCCAGGGGGTCTCCGCGGAAGACCGCCGCAAGCTGCTCTACGAGAACGCCGTACGCGTCTACCGCATGGACGCGGTGGTGCGCGTGGCGGAACGCGGCACGGAGCCCGTGGAAGCGCACCCATGA
- a CDS encoding MFS transporter translates to MSWRGRPVAAPGQPFKPPQTEETGTGDRNLKFSRGALVHRGFRSLCLAILATSFGFYIQRTIELWLIYEMTGSAFYLGLTGLVRGIPVFVLSPFGGVLADRIDRRRFVILVQAGNGIVNAAVAFLAITGRIEVWHIYFSGFMNASLNALGAPARNAMVPGLVPRETLLNALSFTAMSRKMSQLTGPVLTGLLIVWLGSGLTYAFNACVYFSAALLVAAIRYVSDVSGVRESPFRSLMEGFAFVRRETAVWVSLAMELITVYIGSHRALLPIFVAALGAGAEGFGLLLSAAAGGSLLGVAMIMSLGDLRYKGVWVAFSLFIYSAALAVLALSGWFLLAMAAVFLLGFFEAIQMVLCNAIVQTTTPDRLRGRVLSFQRMMGVGGMSLGEAQSGFVAAFLGAPLTLIAAAAVCVGTTLGLLTFKREIRKADL, encoded by the coding sequence GTGAGCTGGCGGGGGCGGCCTGTTGCCGCCCCCGGTCAACCCTTCAAACCACCCCAAACCGAAGAAACCGGAACCGGAGATCGAAACCTGAAATTCTCCCGCGGCGCGCTCGTCCATCGCGGCTTCCGCTCGCTGTGTCTGGCGATTCTGGCCACGTCCTTCGGCTTCTACATCCAGCGAACCATCGAGCTGTGGCTCATCTACGAGATGACCGGCTCTGCGTTTTACCTGGGGCTCACCGGACTGGTACGCGGGATTCCCGTCTTCGTCCTCTCGCCGTTCGGAGGCGTCCTCGCCGACCGCATCGACCGCCGCCGGTTCGTGATCCTGGTGCAGGCCGGCAACGGGATCGTGAATGCCGCGGTGGCGTTCCTGGCCATCACGGGACGGATCGAGGTCTGGCACATCTACTTCTCGGGCTTCATGAACGCGTCGTTGAACGCCCTGGGGGCGCCCGCCCGCAATGCGATGGTACCGGGCCTCGTGCCGCGGGAAACCCTCTTGAACGCCCTTTCGTTCACGGCGATGAGCCGAAAGATGTCCCAGCTTACAGGGCCCGTCCTGACCGGCTTGCTCATCGTCTGGCTCGGCTCCGGTTTGACCTATGCTTTCAACGCCTGCGTCTATTTCTCGGCGGCGTTGCTGGTGGCTGCGATCCGATACGTGTCGGACGTGTCCGGCGTCCGCGAGTCCCCTTTCCGGAGCCTGATGGAGGGTTTCGCATTCGTTCGCCGGGAAACCGCGGTATGGGTCTCGCTCGCCATGGAGCTCATTACCGTATACATCGGGAGCCACCGCGCCCTGCTGCCGATCTTCGTGGCCGCCCTCGGCGCCGGCGCCGAAGGCTTCGGCCTCCTTCTATCCGCCGCCGCTGGTGGCTCCCTTCTCGGCGTCGCCATGATCATGTCCCTGGGCGACCTCCGCTACAAAGGGGTTTGGGTGGCGTTCAGCCTCTTCATCTATTCCGCCGCTCTCGCGGTGCTGGCGCTGTCGGGCTGGTTTCTGCTGGCCATGGCCGCGGTGTTCCTTCTGGGCTTCTTCGAAGCCATTCAGATGGTGCTCTGCAACGCCATCGTCCAGACCACGACGCCCGACAGATTGAGAGGACGGGTTCTGAGCTTCCAGCGGATGATGGGCGTGGGCGGCATGAGCCTGGGGGAGGCCCAGTCGGGCTTCGTCGCCGCGTTTCTGGGCGCCCCCCTGACCCTGATCGCCGCCGCCGCCGTCTGCGTCGGCACCACTCTGGGGCTCCTGACATTCAAGAGGGAGATACGGAAGGCAGACCTGTGA
- a CDS encoding tripartite tricarboxylate transporter substrate-binding protein yields MKTRMTWTWLTLTITCVVLLAAQAGAADSAADFYKGKRITMLVQYSPGGTFDIRARWMARHLPEVTGARGAIVRNLPGGGGVAGYNRLFRLPPDGLTLLTAHTKLVAFDLFKQKGVKYDYGKFGYLGRVIPTNTALLLRKDFPTDIAELRKLKRIRIGASSPFNEGMIAEMFGLPITIVPGYGGSSERMAAIARGELDATTAAVSTGLRFKDRVNIAFTFAKDPRTPDVPSLAELDAKEPWRSYALSFSDIFGTVVTTPGVSEAKRQFLSASLKKITTSEKAQKEAGKMKLVVEWTGPDELKKALKPFLELTPDTTKRLKHVIERKYVGKLQ; encoded by the coding sequence ATGAAGACGAGAATGACCTGGACATGGCTGACTTTAACCATCACCTGCGTCGTGCTCCTCGCCGCCCAGGCCGGCGCGGCGGACAGCGCCGCGGACTTCTACAAGGGCAAGCGCATCACCATGCTGGTGCAGTACTCCCCCGGCGGCACCTTCGACATCCGCGCCCGCTGGATGGCGCGGCACCTGCCCGAGGTCACCGGCGCCCGGGGGGCCATCGTGCGCAACCTGCCGGGCGGCGGCGGGGTCGCCGGCTACAACCGGCTGTTCCGGCTCCCGCCGGACGGCCTGACACTGCTTACCGCGCACACCAAGCTGGTGGCCTTCGACCTCTTCAAGCAGAAGGGGGTGAAGTACGACTACGGCAAGTTCGGCTACCTGGGACGGGTGATTCCGACCAACACCGCTCTGCTGTTGCGCAAGGATTTTCCGACGGACATTGCAGAACTGCGCAAGCTCAAGCGCATCCGCATCGGCGCCTCCTCTCCCTTCAACGAGGGCATGATCGCCGAGATGTTCGGCCTGCCCATCACCATCGTGCCCGGCTACGGCGGCTCCTCGGAACGCATGGCGGCCATCGCGCGCGGCGAGCTGGACGCCACCACCGCGGCCGTATCCACAGGCCTGAGGTTCAAGGACCGGGTTAACATCGCGTTCACCTTCGCCAAGGACCCGCGCACGCCCGACGTGCCGTCGCTGGCGGAGCTCGACGCCAAGGAGCCGTGGCGCAGCTACGCGCTGTCGTTCTCCGACATCTTCGGCACGGTCGTCACGACTCCGGGCGTGTCCGAGGCCAAACGGCAATTCCTGAGCGCCTCGCTCAAGAAAATCACGACGTCAGAGAAGGCGCAGAAGGAGGCCGGCAAAATGAAGCTCGTGGTGGAGTGGACCGGCCCCGACGAGCTCAAGAAGGCGCTGAAGCCGTTCCTGGAACTCACTCCCGACACCACCAAGCGGCTCAAGCACGTCATCGAGCGCAAGTACGTGGGCAAGCTCCAGTAG
- a CDS encoding tripartite tricarboxylate transporter TctB family protein: MQKAVSLLFDGFFLVLLAAAVATAWDWPFATRLFPLTIAIPVLLVAAAQFGKDAFFKGDTDEAGEPRERIRDIEVDRSVPMHLVVQRAGTFYLCALGFLAAILLIGFKLSVPLFMVFYFRRFSRAGWTVTLILTGLLTGLVLGLFDAVLHVAWPDNLLDYLIGRWAT; this comes from the coding sequence ATGCAAAAGGCCGTCTCGCTGCTGTTCGACGGGTTCTTCCTGGTGCTGCTGGCCGCGGCCGTGGCCACGGCCTGGGATTGGCCCTTCGCCACCCGGCTCTTTCCGCTGACCATCGCCATTCCGGTGCTGCTGGTGGCCGCCGCGCAGTTCGGCAAAGACGCGTTCTTCAAGGGCGATACGGACGAGGCCGGCGAGCCGCGCGAACGCATCCGCGATATCGAGGTGGACCGCTCCGTACCCATGCACCTCGTGGTGCAGAGGGCGGGGACCTTCTATCTGTGCGCCCTGGGCTTCCTGGCCGCGATCCTGCTCATCGGCTTCAAGCTGTCTGTGCCCCTGTTCATGGTGTTCTATTTCCGGCGCTTCAGCCGTGCCGGGTGGACCGTGACGCTGATCCTGACAGGACTCTTGACGGGGTTGGTGCTGGGCCTGTTCGACGCCGTCCTGCACGTGGCGTGGCCGGACAACCTGCTGGACTATCTCATCGGGCGCTGGGCGACATGA
- a CDS encoding dihydrodipicolinate synthase family protein, protein MLTAKDVGGVMGMMPAFATDDATDINATRTVAVDNLAEGVDRIIKDGIDVISTTGTYGECYNLLWEEFRTITTAAVDTVKKRVPLFIGVTSPNPREVVQKMNFVKDTAADGVLLGVPYYETLPVDDAIRFYHDIADLFPTLNILIYHNPGNHKFTLPVGAFKELVKKPSIVGMKDSHRTTTAFMNLQRITQGRISVFVNQTQFYPYYGMGAAGCWSTEVWMGPWPILHLRNLVRRGENDKAAEIIADINVASQGKPVPGEGFKRPAEYADYCKVGPTRVPFLNFPDNQIDRAKKRAAHWMEMNKRYRPLVEAENGRSAA, encoded by the coding sequence ATGTTGACCGCAAAGGACGTGGGCGGAGTCATGGGCATGATGCCCGCTTTCGCCACCGACGACGCAACCGACATCAACGCGACCCGGACCGTCGCCGTGGACAACCTGGCCGAGGGAGTGGACCGGATCATCAAGGACGGCATCGACGTCATCTCCACCACCGGCACCTACGGCGAGTGCTACAACCTGTTGTGGGAAGAGTTCCGGACCATCACCACGGCGGCGGTGGACACGGTCAAGAAGCGCGTGCCGCTTTTCATCGGCGTCACGAGCCCGAACCCGCGGGAAGTCGTGCAGAAGATGAACTTCGTCAAGGACACGGCCGCGGACGGGGTGCTCCTGGGCGTGCCCTACTACGAGACGCTGCCGGTGGACGATGCGATCCGCTTCTATCATGACATCGCCGACCTGTTCCCGACCCTCAACATCCTGATCTACCACAACCCCGGCAACCACAAGTTCACCCTGCCCGTGGGAGCGTTCAAGGAGTTGGTGAAGAAACCCAGCATCGTCGGCATGAAGGACAGCCACCGGACCACCACCGCGTTCATGAACCTGCAGCGGATCACCCAGGGCCGGATCAGCGTGTTCGTGAACCAGACGCAGTTCTATCCCTACTACGGCATGGGCGCGGCCGGCTGCTGGTCCACCGAGGTGTGGATGGGCCCGTGGCCGATCCTGCACCTGCGGAACCTGGTCAGGCGCGGCGAGAACGACAAGGCCGCCGAGATCATCGCCGACATCAACGTCGCCAGCCAGGGCAAACCCGTGCCGGGCGAGGGCTTCAAGCGGCCCGCCGAGTACGCGGACTACTGCAAGGTGGGACCCACCCGGGTGCCGTTCCTCAACTTCCCGGACAACCAGATCGACCGGGCGAAGAAGCGCGCCGCCCACTGGATGGAGATGAACAAGCGCTACCGTCCGCTGGTGGAAGCCGAGAACGGGCGTAGCGCGGCATAA
- a CDS encoding amidohydrolase family protein translates to MSPGRDFVSVDDHVQEPPDLWTSRLSRSRFGDRVPHLERDAGGAERWVVDGKPLLGGKVASAGALMPDRNHEPLCWEEVPAAAWSPAERLKAMDAAGVAYSVLFPTVAGMAGEAFGQLDDPKLETACVQAYNDWLLEEWASASPRFIPQCIVPIWPPEAAAEEMQRAVAKGHRGIVFPALPMHLRDVPHVSDPEYDAVWSACEEMGVPVALHAGASTELMYPAYSGLAPALSEAVDAVTRPMSSVYVLSLLSFSRVLLRHPRLRLVFAESALSWAMLYMEWADHQFEHDGLAREGYELKPSEMFQRQCYLTAWFDEIAPFVGYLGEDHILWSTNLPLTTSTWPRTRETVERCFRGVADGAREKILWSTAAGLYGIDAARSAPTGRDDA, encoded by the coding sequence ATGAGCCCGGGGCGCGATTTCGTCAGCGTCGACGACCACGTCCAGGAGCCGCCCGACCTGTGGACCAGCCGGCTCTCCCGGAGCCGGTTCGGCGACCGCGTCCCGCATCTCGAACGAGACGCCGGCGGCGCCGAGCGCTGGGTGGTGGACGGCAAGCCGCTCCTCGGCGGCAAGGTGGCGTCGGCCGGGGCGCTCATGCCCGACCGCAACCACGAGCCCCTCTGCTGGGAGGAGGTGCCCGCCGCCGCTTGGTCGCCCGCCGAGCGGCTCAAGGCCATGGACGCCGCGGGCGTCGCCTATTCCGTGCTCTTCCCCACCGTCGCCGGCATGGCCGGAGAAGCCTTCGGACAGCTCGATGACCCCAAACTTGAGACCGCCTGCGTCCAGGCCTACAACGACTGGCTGTTGGAGGAGTGGGCTTCCGCCAGCCCGCGCTTCATCCCCCAGTGCATCGTGCCGATCTGGCCGCCCGAGGCCGCGGCCGAAGAGATGCAGCGGGCCGTGGCCAAGGGACACCGGGGGATCGTCTTCCCGGCCCTGCCCATGCACCTCCGGGACGTGCCGCACGTGAGCGACCCGGAGTACGATGCCGTTTGGAGCGCGTGCGAGGAAATGGGCGTGCCGGTGGCGCTGCACGCCGGCGCCTCGACGGAGTTGATGTACCCGGCGTACTCCGGGCTCGCCCCGGCCCTGTCCGAGGCGGTGGATGCGGTGACGCGGCCGATGTCCAGCGTCTACGTGCTCTCGCTGCTGTCGTTCTCGCGGGTACTGCTGCGCCATCCGCGCCTGCGGCTGGTGTTCGCGGAGAGCGCCCTGAGCTGGGCCATGCTGTACATGGAATGGGCCGACCACCAGTTCGAGCACGACGGCTTGGCGCGCGAAGGCTACGAGCTCAAGCCCTCGGAGATGTTCCAGCGCCAGTGCTATCTGACCGCGTGGTTCGACGAGATCGCGCCGTTCGTGGGCTACCTAGGGGAAGACCACATCCTGTGGTCCACCAACCTGCCGCTCACCACCTCCACCTGGCCGCGCACGCGCGAGACCGTGGAGCGTTGCTTCCGGGGCGTCGCCGACGGCGCACGGGAGAAGATCCTGTGGAGCACCGCCGCCGGGCTTTACGGCATCGACGCGGCGAGGTCGGCGCCAACGGGCCGCGATGACGCGTAG